The Methanofastidiosum sp. genomic sequence CTACAATTTTATCCCATGACTTGGCTTGCGTATACAGTAGGTGCTTTATGTTCTTTTAAGATTCTGGATAACTTCAATTTTATGGCATATATTCTTGGATACGTCACTATGTTTTTGATAGAATTTGCAACTGTAGTTTCAAATGAATATTATGACTATGAAACAGATAAAATCAACAAAAACTATAGTCAATTTACTGGTGGATCTAGAATGATTGTTGAAGGAAAGATTACCTTCAAGCAAGCAAGAAATGCCATAGTTATCTCCCTTGTCTTAGCCCTAATTTTGGGGATTTTTCTAACATTTATCTATAATAGATATTCAATCTATATAGTGTCAATTGGGGCGTTACTAGGTTTGGCTTATACTGTGCCCCCTCTTAAATTATCCTACCGAGGATTGGGAGAAATGGATGTAGGAATAACACATAGCTTTTACATTGTATTGGCTGGATTTTTGTTGCAGGCACCTACACCAGGTATTCTTCTTCCTTGGTTAGTATCAATACCTCTTTTTTTTGCAATTTTTGGGGCAATAATTCTTGCTGGCTTTCCAGATTATGAAGCAGATGAAAAAATAGGAAAAAGAACGATTACCGTTGTTTTAGGAAAAAGAAATGCTTCAATAGTATCTTTTTTATCCATATCTCTTTCTATTATTTCTAGTATTTTAATAGCATATTTTGGCATACTTGGGTTTGCAAGCGTGATTTTCCTAATCGTTATAATTCACGGAATTGCACTATTATACTTATTATATTCTAAAGTCATGCAAAATTTAATAGAAACAAGAATAGACAAACTACTTCAAATTTCTTTATCATATATACTATGGTTCACTTTGATTCCTATTTTGTATTTATTAAATATTTTTTAGGATAATTGTTGGAGATAATTTTCAAGGATAGAAAGTTTTATATATGATTCTGAAATCGGAATCTTCATGCCGCCATAGCTCAGTAGGTAGAGCGCTCGACTGTTAATCGAATGGTCGCAGGTTCGAGTCCTGCTGGCGGCGCTCCTGGGCCCGTAGCTTAGCCTGGTAGAGCGCCCGGCTCATAACCGGGCGGCCAAGGGTTCAAATCCCTTCGGGCCCACACATTTCTTAAATTCTTCCAACCATTGCAA encodes the following:
- a CDS encoding prenyltransferase, which translates into the protein MGLKKGNLTSWIKITRLQFYPMTWLAYTVGALCSFKILDNFNFMAYILGYVTMFLIEFATVVSNEYYDYETDKINKNYSQFTGGSRMIVEGKITFKQARNAIVISLVLALILGIFLTFIYNRYSIYIVSIGALLGLAYTVPPLKLSYRGLGEMDVGITHSFYIVLAGFLLQAPTPGILLPWLVSIPLFFAIFGAIILAGFPDYEADEKIGKRTITVVLGKRNASIVSFLSISLSIISSILIAYFGILGFASVIFLIVIIHGIALLYLLYSKVMQNLIETRIDKLLQISLSYILWFTLIPILYLLNIF